One Vibrio sp. 16 genomic window carries:
- a CDS encoding capsular polysaccharide biosynthesis protein → MNILSLDTACSPFFSLIVEHLPEVNSFTAIFSKSGYKHYFKGGRCEYIGRILKKHKNYTERDLELASRSNNHYSAYVRKFEHRELTQQELAWFASFANYFRHYLREHQIDFVMMHNDLRWQHAIAREICLEEGVPFCVSELGLFRPFTTTLDFHGVNANSSITTLDMDFSQYADVEEAKFDVATRYHGHESKTSKLNFGYFLILSKLGGVLGKNSPILHNAFRIRPYLKRFWQQSVKSRVHTASNALDTLPEKPYVFFPMQLENDTQFLIHSDFNSNQELLARVEQEFYKSDLAASHQLVVKLHPNDLGCYEARDETVFTKANTTKLVGNADSIVSVNSTVCMEALETDKPLFVLGRAFFAREDICQPTSLNELSRVLSHPKPVSVEARRGFLNYLKYEYSIHGAGFSYTERQINRAADQIRSCIYRSD, encoded by the coding sequence ATGAATATATTGTCTTTAGATACCGCATGCTCTCCCTTTTTCTCTCTTATTGTAGAACATCTTCCTGAGGTAAATAGTTTCACAGCCATATTTTCTAAATCTGGTTATAAGCATTATTTCAAAGGGGGCCGTTGCGAGTATATTGGAAGGATACTTAAGAAGCATAAGAATTATACGGAAAGAGATCTGGAATTAGCATCTAGGTCTAATAATCACTATTCAGCGTATGTGAGAAAGTTTGAGCATCGAGAGCTGACCCAACAAGAGTTAGCTTGGTTTGCGTCGTTTGCAAACTACTTTCGACATTATCTCCGGGAGCATCAAATTGACTTTGTGATGATGCACAACGATTTAAGATGGCAGCACGCTATTGCTCGCGAGATATGCCTAGAAGAAGGTGTCCCTTTCTGTGTCAGCGAATTAGGGCTATTTCGCCCTTTTACGACGACATTGGACTTCCATGGTGTCAACGCAAACTCTAGTATTACCACTTTGGATATGGATTTTTCTCAATATGCTGACGTCGAAGAAGCAAAATTTGATGTAGCCACGCGCTATCATGGTCATGAGAGCAAAACATCTAAATTAAACTTTGGCTACTTTTTGATTCTGAGTAAGTTAGGTGGGGTACTAGGAAAAAACTCTCCAATTTTACATAACGCATTTCGAATTCGACCGTACTTAAAGCGTTTTTGGCAGCAAAGTGTTAAAAGTAGAGTTCATACGGCTAGTAACGCCTTAGATACTTTGCCAGAGAAGCCATATGTCTTTTTTCCAATGCAGCTAGAAAACGATACGCAGTTCCTTATCCATAGTGATTTTAACTCGAACCAGGAATTGCTAGCTAGAGTAGAGCAGGAGTTTTATAAGTCAGATTTGGCGGCGAGCCATCAACTTGTTGTGAAACTTCATCCTAATGACTTGGGATGTTATGAAGCTCGAGACGAAACAGTTTTTACCAAAGCGAATACAACTAAACTAGTCGGTAATGCCGATTCTATTGTCTCCGTGAACTCAACGGTTTGTATGGAAGCGCTTGAAACAGATAAGCCACTGTTTGTATTAGGAAGGGCTTTTTTTGCCCGCGAAGATATTTGTCAGCCGACCTCTTTGAATGAGCTATCGAGAGTATTGTCTCATCCCAAACCCGTATCGGTGGAGGCTCGTCGCGGTTTTCTTAATTACTTAAAGTACGAATACAGCATTCACGGCGCTGGTTTCAGTTATACAGAAAGGCAGATAAATCGAGCTGCGGATCAAATTAGATCATGTATTTATAGGAGTGATTGA
- a CDS encoding glycosyltransferase family 4 protein, protein MKILYLINDITMPGGLSRVTMNLVDEFASLHGEYQVHALSAAAKFDKVEHSNIDYLDMPALHGLNAVGKLSWYSSLRDEVETYVNEHDYQIVIAVGTAMTLFASFCRFHKARLWGAEHLAHNHYGVLRKVIKRWRYPKLERLICLTHADKHRYYDKYLKNVAVIPNFTNFSSVNVEYSNNQKFLFVGRYNEMKGIDYLVDIIKLVHEQCSDWVFTLYGEGEKKSWLLEKVEKMNLNHVVHINEPTDDISKEYQQSGIYILTSRNEGFPMVLLEAQAHGLPIVSFDCETGPSEIIQNGKDGYLVSTFDTKEFADKLIALANDSEQRRKLSQNAFKNRQRFSKTAIIELWKEQFRTQL, encoded by the coding sequence GTGAAAATCTTATATCTTATCAACGACATTACTATGCCCGGAGGGTTGTCGCGAGTAACCATGAATTTAGTTGATGAATTTGCATCACTGCATGGTGAATACCAAGTTCATGCTCTGTCAGCTGCTGCGAAATTTGATAAGGTTGAACATTCGAATATTGACTACCTCGATATGCCCGCATTGCATGGGTTAAATGCCGTAGGCAAGCTAAGCTGGTACTCATCTCTTCGTGATGAAGTAGAGACTTATGTCAATGAGCATGATTACCAAATTGTGATTGCGGTTGGTACAGCGATGACTTTGTTTGCTAGTTTTTGTCGCTTCCATAAAGCTCGCTTGTGGGGGGCTGAGCACTTAGCGCATAACCACTATGGCGTGTTGAGGAAAGTGATTAAAAGGTGGAGATACCCTAAGTTAGAACGCTTAATATGCCTGACTCATGCGGACAAGCATCGTTATTATGACAAATACCTTAAGAATGTCGCTGTTATCCCGAACTTCACCAATTTCTCTAGCGTAAATGTAGAGTACAGCAATAACCAAAAATTTCTCTTTGTTGGCCGTTACAACGAAATGAAAGGTATTGACTATTTAGTCGACATTATCAAGTTAGTACATGAACAATGCTCTGATTGGGTGTTTACTCTTTATGGCGAGGGTGAAAAAAAGAGCTGGCTGCTCGAAAAAGTAGAAAAAATGAACTTGAATCATGTCGTTCACATTAATGAACCTACAGACGACATCAGTAAAGAGTACCAACAATCTGGTATATACATCCTAACCTCACGTAACGAAGGTTTTCCTATGGTTTTACTTGAAGCTCAAGCTCATGGTTTACCTATCGTGAGCTTTGACTGCGAGACCGGACCATCTGAAATTATTCAAAATGGCAAAGATGGCTATTTAGTTTCAACCTTTGATACAAAAGAGTTTGCGGATAAGTTGATAGCGCTAGCGAATGACAGCGAACAAAGAAGGAAGCTCTCTCAAAATGCTTTCAAAAATCGCCAAAGATTTAGCAAAACCGCCATTATTGAACTTTGGAAAGAACAATTTCGTACGCAACTATGA
- a CDS encoding class I SAM-dependent methyltransferase, with translation MITAYKVSNRKKHNWLIYDIMEEFFSAHSNEFKGVVYDFGCGESPLKEFVLQNAESYVGVDWGNCSHDSAPEILADLNKTLPIDDGLADTIVSISVLEHLCEPQTMLNEAHRVLKPEGSLVLQVPWQWWIHEAPYDFFRYTPYGLKYMLEKAGFKQIEVKASSGFFTTQVMKWNYFSLRFIKGPKVIRKVIELFLSVFWWLGQKSAPYLDKLDRRPELECYGYTVIARK, from the coding sequence TTGATTACTGCATATAAGGTTAGTAACCGAAAGAAACATAACTGGCTGATATATGACATTATGGAAGAGTTCTTCAGCGCTCACTCCAATGAGTTCAAGGGGGTGGTTTACGATTTTGGTTGTGGGGAGTCACCACTAAAAGAGTTTGTTCTCCAAAATGCCGAGAGTTATGTCGGTGTTGATTGGGGTAATTGTAGTCATGACAGTGCACCAGAAATATTGGCGGATCTTAACAAAACCCTACCAATTGATGATGGTCTTGCAGATACCATCGTATCTATTTCAGTGCTAGAGCACTTGTGTGAGCCTCAGACCATGCTTAATGAAGCCCATCGTGTGCTAAAGCCTGAAGGCTCGTTAGTCTTACAAGTGCCTTGGCAGTGGTGGATTCACGAAGCTCCTTACGATTTTTTCCGTTATACGCCTTATGGCTTAAAATACATGCTAGAAAAGGCAGGGTTCAAGCAGATTGAAGTAAAAGCGTCTTCCGGCTTTTTTACCACTCAAGTAATGAAATGGAACTACTTTTCTTTGCGTTTCATTAAAGGTCCTAAGGTGATAAGAAAAGTAATAGAGTTGTTCCTGAGTGTTTTTTGGTGGTTAGGACAAAAATCGGCACCTTACTTAGATAAGCTCGATAGACGCCCAGAATTAGAATGTTATGGTTATACTGTGATTGCGAGAAAATAG
- the rffA gene encoding dTDP-4-amino-4,6-dideoxygalactose transaminase, translating into MIKFNNPPVTGFESEHIKKAIELGSLCGDGAYTHQCQQWFESHTGSQKTLLTPSCTAALEMAAILIDIQPGDEVIMPSYTFVSTANAFVLRGAKIVFVDIRRDTMNIDEMLIEEAITDKTKAIVPVHYAGVACEMDSIMALAEKYGLYVIEDAAQGVMSSYKGRALGSIGHLAAFSFHETKNYTSGGEGGLLLINDEAFVERAQIIREKGTNRSQFFRGMVDKYSWVDLGSSFLPSELQAAYLWGQLLHANDINEDRLNSWGKYYSGLQDLERNGHIQLPKVSSHCLHNAHMFHIRTKSLSERSQLIAHLKEDNIQSTFHYVPLHSAKAAERFACFHGVDRYTTSESDKLVRLPMWYGLSASEIDAVVASIKRFYSKL; encoded by the coding sequence GTCAGCAATGGTTTGAATCTCATACTGGCTCTCAGAAAACGCTGTTAACCCCTTCGTGTACTGCTGCTTTGGAAATGGCAGCCATACTCATAGACATTCAACCAGGTGATGAAGTGATTATGCCTAGTTATACGTTTGTGAGTACTGCAAATGCTTTCGTGCTTAGAGGAGCAAAAATTGTTTTTGTGGATATTCGTCGTGACACGATGAATATTGATGAGATGTTAATTGAAGAAGCGATAACAGACAAAACGAAAGCGATAGTACCAGTACATTATGCTGGTGTTGCTTGTGAGATGGATAGCATCATGGCTTTGGCTGAAAAGTACGGGTTATATGTAATTGAAGATGCGGCTCAGGGTGTTATGTCCTCTTATAAAGGTCGAGCATTGGGTAGCATTGGACACTTAGCTGCTTTTAGTTTTCATGAAACTAAGAACTACACCAGTGGTGGGGAAGGTGGATTGTTACTAATAAATGATGAGGCATTTGTCGAACGAGCCCAAATTATTCGAGAGAAAGGTACTAATAGAAGTCAGTTTTTCCGAGGAATGGTAGATAAATATAGTTGGGTTGACTTAGGTAGCAGCTTCTTGCCTTCGGAGCTTCAAGCTGCATATTTGTGGGGACAGCTCTTACATGCGAATGATATTAATGAGGATCGACTGAATTCATGGGGTAAGTATTATTCTGGGTTACAGGATCTGGAGAGAAACGGCCATATACAACTACCTAAGGTTTCTTCGCATTGCTTGCACAATGCACATATGTTCCATATCCGAACAAAGAGTTTGAGTGAAAGATCTCAGTTGATTGCCCATTTAAAAGAAGACAATATCCAATCTACATTTCATTACGTGCCATTACACTCTGCAAAAGCAGCAGAGAGGTTTGCCTGTTTTCATGGTGTTGATAGGTATACAACATCAGAAAGCGATAAGCTGGTTAGATTGCCTATGTGGTATGGTTTGAGCGCTTCGGAGATTGATGCTGTGGTAGCTTCGATTAAGCGTTTTTATTCAAAACTATAG
- a CDS encoding glycosyltransferase — protein sequence MKKLLYVSDSFRSLSVFESQVHTLCNKHAERYDVTLLALCKASEMSLPSLPGAKYKLEKFKKLPKFFSMFSQKIALLTFKQASLFEQADIIHCRGHIGTLFALLVCRKHGINKPIISDIRGVVPEEFLSLDIPLSSLYSKLANHVESYLFKNIDQFFFVSSNMEAHYRQKYGKYSFSSEIYPTIVNDELFFQDDEKRKKKREELGYSKENKVYCYVGNTASWQKLDSILTAFDNKSRKDDELRLLVVTTEPGAVKEMLQNLGIVNPHITVTSSEYKNVPQFLNAADYGLLIRDDNVVNRVASPTKRNEYAACGLPIVTRLADIGELKKHESLSDYKSLDTIAYGQSNCYENLLTQSS from the coding sequence ATGAAAAAACTACTATACGTTTCAGATAGTTTTAGGAGCTTATCCGTTTTCGAAAGCCAAGTGCATACGCTCTGCAACAAACACGCTGAACGCTATGATGTGACGTTGCTTGCTTTATGTAAGGCAAGCGAGATGTCTTTACCTAGCTTACCAGGCGCGAAATACAAGCTAGAAAAGTTTAAAAAGCTGCCAAAGTTTTTTAGCATGTTCTCACAGAAGATCGCTCTGCTTACCTTTAAACAAGCATCGCTATTTGAGCAAGCGGACATAATCCACTGCCGTGGCCATATTGGTACTTTGTTTGCGCTATTAGTCTGTCGAAAACATGGTATTAACAAGCCAATTATTAGTGATATTCGTGGTGTGGTTCCAGAGGAGTTTCTATCGCTAGATATTCCGTTATCTAGTCTGTATTCCAAACTCGCTAATCATGTAGAGTCATATCTATTTAAAAACATAGACCAGTTTTTTTTCGTAAGTAGCAATATGGAAGCTCACTACCGACAAAAGTATGGTAAATACTCGTTTTCTTCAGAAATATATCCAACTATTGTCAACGATGAACTATTTTTCCAAGACGATGAAAAAAGAAAAAAGAAAAGAGAAGAGTTAGGTTACTCAAAAGAGAATAAAGTCTACTGTTATGTGGGTAATACCGCATCATGGCAAAAGCTAGATAGTATTTTGACAGCGTTTGATAATAAATCGCGGAAAGATGATGAGCTTAGATTGCTGGTGGTGACGACGGAGCCAGGTGCAGTAAAAGAGATGCTTCAAAACCTCGGTATAGTAAACCCACATATTACTGTTACTTCGAGTGAGTATAAAAACGTGCCACAGTTCTTAAACGCAGCTGATTACGGCCTACTTATTCGAGATGATAACGTCGTAAACCGAGTTGCATCTCCAACAAAACGAAATGAGTATGCGGCATGCGGGCTGCCGATCGTTACGCGCTTGGCTGATATTGGCGAGCTCAAGAAGCATGAGAGTCTTTCAGATTATAAGAGCTTAGATACGATTGCTTACGGCCAGAGTAACTGCTACGAAAACCTCTTAACACAATCGTCCTAG
- a CDS encoding asparagine synthase-related protein, protein MFGIASSQFKKRDFQAMESRFHEMYSCGKVKVESFVSSEFAHGTSLEQRRKMSHSSSDRTSAWVDGEAYNLAELKDIFPFIDEQSFAFSLVKAIEVGCLESLLERVDGYFCAVLYDHELKRVKLISDRYGMRMLYLCHAGSKFVWSTSISDLLAVGDVSKELDVDSLACFKELGYILEDRTLFKSIKLISPATVITFDIESNTTKVSRYWSWSNISKRSIGFEDAVEQLGELFLSAVKRRYSANEKIGVAVSGGLDSRAIVAALSRLYPSEICVGYTFGITGCDDIKFASQVLDKAQWHHETYIFTQDNWLESRLPYIDVTSGLLDMQHMHGCEFLPNISQRIDVNLNGYAGDAILGGGFLGKIPWDTRANLQNVRSFFGRFSYMVDVDNEFYNIDSVEPVLYMNRVRRFTAMGSVCGLNYLEQRKPFFDNQLVEFVFSLPDAFRANNRIYSEMLKRFFPDFFLEIPWQKTGKVVGLLHPKPLYMKVYHRIIRLLFGPGFTRKQGKEFTDYPNWLRSDSSREFFTKLASKDTSVLWREFADETLGVQLKEHLADEKVDNSSIILRLATLEIFLSKVLDTK, encoded by the coding sequence ATGTTTGGTATAGCGTCTTCCCAGTTTAAGAAGAGAGATTTTCAAGCAATGGAAAGCCGTTTTCACGAGATGTACTCTTGTGGAAAAGTCAAAGTAGAGTCATTCGTTTCTTCGGAATTTGCTCATGGAACTTCTCTCGAACAACGCAGAAAGATGAGCCATTCATCATCAGATAGGACCTCAGCTTGGGTGGATGGAGAAGCGTACAATCTCGCAGAACTAAAAGACATTTTTCCTTTTATAGATGAACAATCATTTGCTTTTTCACTAGTAAAAGCAATAGAAGTTGGTTGTTTAGAATCTTTGCTTGAACGAGTTGATGGGTACTTTTGTGCCGTTTTGTATGATCATGAGCTTAAACGGGTAAAACTCATATCTGATCGATACGGTATGCGTATGCTGTATTTATGCCATGCCGGGTCAAAATTTGTTTGGTCAACGAGTATTTCTGATCTACTAGCAGTTGGTGATGTATCTAAGGAGTTAGATGTAGATAGCCTTGCCTGTTTTAAAGAGCTAGGTTACATATTAGAAGACAGAACGCTATTTAAAAGCATAAAACTCATTAGTCCCGCCACTGTTATTACTTTTGATATAGAGTCAAACACTACAAAGGTCAGTCGTTATTGGAGTTGGAGCAACATATCAAAACGGAGTATAGGGTTTGAAGATGCCGTTGAACAACTCGGAGAACTTTTTCTTTCAGCAGTTAAGCGACGTTACAGTGCTAATGAAAAGATTGGTGTTGCAGTAAGCGGTGGTTTGGATTCTAGAGCTATAGTGGCAGCCCTTTCTAGGCTTTATCCCTCCGAAATATGTGTCGGCTACACGTTTGGAATAACTGGTTGTGATGATATTAAGTTTGCCAGTCAAGTATTGGATAAAGCTCAATGGCATCATGAAACATATATTTTTACTCAAGACAATTGGCTGGAAAGTCGTTTACCATATATCGACGTAACCAGTGGGTTACTTGATATGCAGCATATGCACGGGTGTGAGTTTTTGCCGAACATCTCTCAGCGTATTGACGTCAATCTAAATGGTTATGCCGGGGATGCAATATTGGGAGGCGGCTTCCTTGGTAAAATCCCATGGGATACGAGAGCAAACCTGCAGAATGTGCGCTCGTTTTTTGGGCGCTTCTCTTATATGGTTGATGTAGACAATGAGTTCTACAATATTGACTCAGTTGAACCTGTACTTTACATGAACCGTGTTCGACGGTTTACCGCTATGGGAAGTGTTTGCGGTCTCAACTACCTAGAGCAGCGAAAGCCATTTTTCGATAATCAGTTAGTCGAGTTTGTTTTTTCACTACCGGACGCATTTAGAGCAAACAACAGAATTTATTCAGAGATGCTCAAACGTTTTTTCCCTGATTTTTTCCTTGAGATACCTTGGCAGAAAACAGGAAAAGTTGTCGGCTTATTACATCCAAAACCGCTATATATGAAAGTGTATCATCGTATCATTAGGCTTTTGTTCGGTCCGGGCTTTACCCGAAAGCAAGGGAAAGAGTTTACGGATTACCCAAATTGGCTTCGGAGTGACAGTAGTAGGGAGTTTTTCACCAAACTCGCCTCTAAAGATACTTCTGTGTTGTGGCGAGAGTTTGCGGATGAAACATTGGGTGTTCAGTTGAAAGAGCACTTAGCAGATGAGAAAGTCGATAACTCAAGTATTATTTTGAGATTAGCAACACTCGAGATTTTCTTATCAAAGGTACTAGACACTAAGTGA
- a CDS encoding MOP flippase family protein gives MNLKSKATHGVKWTSASMLVTTILQFSQLAILARFLTPEQFGLMALVTVVIGFSQAFVDMGMSNAIIHKQTNCQLHLSTLFWLTLLAGICITGLVFLSAPLVANFYESPELKPLIQLVSLAFVISALGNQHKVLFQKELQFKVIAIVELCSVCCAFIVAISMAALNFGVYALVFANITMTLVSSMLFFILGARSIYVPKFHFRWYEARGYVGFGAYQMGERTINYFSANVDKILIGKFLGVHSVGLYNVAWQLIIFPLSKLNPVINKVALPVYGKIQKNPQAIDDYYSLAMKAIGLIVIPFSIYLLFFSMPVVSVVFGPQWIDASMVVSLLGVVGLVKAIGNPGGALVVALGNAKLGFWWNVIWASAVLCCLYFALMLSPQLETTPYVLLVLTSLFGVVWHCLVYKLTGVNYRPILSKFAFIVLYSVVICTLATVIVIFFGVLSPLNKVIISASVFMFTYVPYLLLYEIRPLLSSRRREV, from the coding sequence GTGAATCTTAAAAGTAAAGCAACTCATGGTGTAAAGTGGACTTCAGCGTCTATGCTGGTCACTACGATCCTTCAGTTTTCTCAGTTGGCTATACTTGCTCGATTTCTGACACCTGAGCAATTTGGTTTAATGGCGTTGGTTACGGTTGTAATTGGTTTCTCTCAAGCTTTTGTTGATATGGGGATGAGCAATGCCATTATTCACAAACAAACCAATTGTCAGTTACATTTGTCTACTTTATTTTGGTTGACCCTATTAGCCGGTATTTGTATTACTGGCCTAGTATTTCTTAGTGCTCCATTGGTGGCAAACTTCTATGAATCACCAGAATTGAAGCCTCTGATTCAGTTGGTATCGCTGGCTTTTGTTATTAGTGCACTGGGAAATCAACACAAAGTACTTTTTCAAAAAGAATTGCAGTTCAAAGTCATCGCTATAGTTGAGCTTTGTTCGGTTTGTTGTGCATTTATAGTTGCAATAAGTATGGCAGCACTGAATTTTGGTGTATATGCCTTAGTGTTTGCAAATATCACCATGACGTTAGTATCGAGTATGTTGTTTTTTATACTTGGTGCACGATCGATATATGTGCCTAAATTTCACTTTCGTTGGTATGAAGCTCGAGGTTATGTTGGCTTTGGCGCGTATCAAATGGGCGAAAGAACTATAAATTATTTTAGTGCGAATGTTGACAAAATATTAATAGGTAAGTTTCTAGGTGTTCACTCAGTTGGTTTGTACAATGTTGCATGGCAACTAATAATTTTTCCATTAAGTAAGCTGAACCCAGTTATCAATAAGGTAGCCCTTCCGGTTTACGGGAAAATACAAAAAAATCCGCAAGCGATCGATGATTATTATAGTTTGGCAATGAAAGCAATAGGCCTTATTGTTATTCCATTCTCAATTTATCTTCTGTTTTTTTCAATGCCAGTAGTCTCAGTTGTTTTTGGTCCTCAGTGGATTGACGCTTCAATGGTTGTGTCATTGTTAGGTGTCGTCGGGCTTGTAAAGGCTATAGGTAATCCTGGGGGGGCATTAGTCGTTGCTCTAGGTAATGCAAAGCTGGGCTTTTGGTGGAATGTAATATGGGCAAGTGCAGTGTTATGTTGCCTGTATTTCGCCCTAATGCTGTCGCCTCAATTAGAGACAACGCCATACGTTTTATTGGTGCTAACGTCTCTTTTTGGTGTCGTATGGCATTGTTTAGTTTATAAGTTGACCGGTGTGAACTATCGACCAATCTTGAGTAAATTTGCTTTTATCGTCTTGTACAGTGTTGTTATATGCACACTCGCAACAGTCATCGTTATTTTTTTTGGGGTTCTAAGTCCTTTGAACAAGGTGATTATTTCAGCCTCGGTGTTTATGTTTACTTACGTTCCTTATCTACTCCTATATGAAATCCGCCCATTGTTGAGCTCCCGTAGAAGAGAGGTATAG
- the wecC gene encoding UDP-N-acetyl-D-mannosamine dehydrogenase: protein MSFERVSVIGLGYIGLPTAAMFASRKKKVIGIDVNKDAVDTINNGKIHIVEPDLDMLVQAAVTEGYLSASTTPEPADAFLIAVPTPFKDSSNNGIPEPDLSYIKAASLAIAPVLKKGDLVILESTSPVGATEQMAEWLAEVRHDLSFPQQNGEEADINIAHCPERVLPGKVVRELVENDRVIGGMTQKCSQRSIELYKTFVQGECVTTNSRTAEMAKLTENGSRDVQIAFANELSVICDKLDINVWELIALANRHPRVNILQPGPGVGGHCIAVDPWFIVAKTPEQAQLIHTARQVNDSKPQWVIDKVKITLADFLQANPEKSISDITVACYGLAFKPDIDDLRESPALQITKNIAQSHTGRVIAVEPNIKQLSLEDVSLVTIEEALDKADIHVLLVDHKEFKSITVPSLYSIDTKGIW from the coding sequence ATGTCATTTGAAAGAGTTTCTGTTATTGGACTAGGCTACATTGGCTTACCAACAGCGGCAATGTTCGCTTCAAGAAAAAAGAAAGTCATCGGCATAGATGTAAACAAAGATGCGGTAGATACAATAAACAATGGTAAAATTCATATTGTAGAGCCGGATCTAGACATGCTCGTACAAGCTGCTGTTACTGAAGGATACCTGTCCGCATCAACAACTCCGGAACCAGCCGATGCTTTTCTAATCGCCGTTCCAACTCCATTTAAAGACTCATCTAACAACGGTATTCCTGAACCTGACCTAAGCTACATAAAAGCGGCAAGCCTCGCGATTGCACCTGTACTAAAAAAAGGGGATTTGGTTATCCTTGAGTCGACCTCGCCTGTTGGCGCTACAGAGCAAATGGCAGAATGGCTAGCAGAAGTTCGTCACGATTTGAGCTTCCCACAGCAAAATGGGGAAGAGGCTGATATCAACATAGCTCATTGCCCTGAGCGAGTATTGCCAGGAAAAGTGGTACGCGAGTTGGTAGAGAATGATCGCGTTATTGGTGGTATGACTCAGAAATGTTCTCAGAGAAGTATTGAACTGTACAAAACATTTGTGCAGGGTGAATGCGTTACAACAAATTCAAGAACGGCGGAAATGGCTAAGCTGACCGAAAACGGTAGCCGAGACGTTCAAATAGCCTTTGCTAATGAACTTTCAGTGATTTGTGACAAACTTGATATCAACGTCTGGGAGCTAATAGCTCTTGCGAATCGCCATCCTCGAGTTAATATTTTACAACCAGGCCCAGGTGTGGGTGGACACTGTATTGCCGTAGACCCTTGGTTTATAGTAGCAAAAACACCAGAACAAGCTCAGCTCATTCATACAGCACGACAAGTTAATGACAGCAAACCACAATGGGTGATCGATAAGGTTAAAATTACATTAGCCGACTTTCTGCAAGCGAACCCGGAAAAAAGCATAAGCGATATTACTGTTGCTTGTTATGGATTAGCCTTTAAGCCAGACATTGATGACCTTCGAGAAAGTCCTGCGCTACAAATTACTAAAAACATTGCCCAGAGCCATACAGGAAGAGTGATTGCAGTAGAACCAAACATTAAACAACTGTCATTAGAAGACGTAAGCTTGGTTACCATTGAAGAAGCGCTCGATAAAGCGGATATACATGTCCTCCTTGTTGATCACAAGGAATTTAAGTCTATAACTGTGCCCTCTCTCTACTCGATAGACACTAAAGGAATTTGGTGA